One genomic segment of Desulfatiglans sp. includes these proteins:
- the dksA gene encoding RNA polymerase-binding protein DksA: MLTTEQLDYFRKHLTERLDELLGEVNKTVSGMSDVNENIPDPTDRASLESDRNFTLRIRDRERKLIGKIKEALERIESGTYGICESCEEYISYERLKARPVTTLCIECKTKQEDEEKLKGK, translated from the coding sequence ATGCTAACTACTGAACAATTGGACTATTTCAGAAAACACCTCACAGAGCGTCTGGATGAGCTTCTGGGTGAGGTAAACAAGACTGTATCAGGGATGAGTGATGTGAATGAAAATATTCCTGACCCTACAGACAGGGCAAGCCTTGAATCAGACCGGAATTTTACCTTAAGGATACGTGACAGGGAGAGAAAGCTTATCGGCAAGATAAAAGAGGCTCTTGAGCGCATAGAAAGCGGGACATACGGCATTTGTGAATCCTGTGAGGAGTACATCTCCTATGAAAGGCTCAAGGCAAGGCCTGTGACCACATTGTGTATAGAGTGTAAAACTAAACAGGAAGACGAGGAAAAACTAAAGGGTAAATAG
- the dnaJ gene encoding molecular chaperone DnaJ, which yields MDKRDYYETLNIGRDAGDDDIKRAYRKLAMQYHPDRNPGNKEAEDKFKEASEAYEVLRDSEKRQIYDQYGHEGLQGTGFRGFSGFDDIFSSFGDIFEDFFSFGSGSRRRNRPVQGNSLRYNLEITLEDAFNGKEEVIEFKKWGRCDTCDGSGITPGSEPQVCSTCRGNGQVVRSQGFFQIKTTCPSCSGSGRIIKDPCKDCSGRGKVQIERSINLKIPPGVDTGSQLRLRGEGEAGELGGPPGDLFVVMHVRDHNLFKREGDHLFCEIPISFVQAALGDTITIPVIGTEDGYEMEIPKGAQPGDIISIPEMGMPGINSRKRGQLLVKLNVLIPKKLNSKQQELLEEFAKIEGIDRKKKKRKLFG from the coding sequence ATGGATAAAAGAGATTACTATGAGACCCTTAATATAGGCAGGGATGCAGGGGATGATGACATTAAAAGGGCTTATAGAAAGCTTGCAATGCAGTATCACCCTGATAGAAACCCAGGCAACAAGGAGGCCGAAGATAAATTCAAGGAGGCCTCTGAGGCATATGAGGTTCTAAGGGACAGCGAGAAAAGGCAGATATATGACCAGTACGGTCACGAAGGGCTTCAGGGTACAGGCTTCAGGGGATTTTCAGGTTTTGATGATATCTTTTCCAGCTTTGGTGACATATTTGAGGATTTTTTCAGCTTTGGTTCAGGCAGCAGAAGGCGTAACCGGCCCGTCCAGGGAAATAGCCTCAGGTATAACCTGGAGATTACACTTGAAGATGCCTTTAACGGCAAGGAAGAGGTGATAGAGTTTAAAAAATGGGGCAGATGCGATACCTGTGACGGTTCCGGCATAACCCCGGGAAGCGAACCGCAGGTTTGCAGCACGTGCCGCGGAAACGGCCAGGTGGTGCGCTCTCAAGGTTTCTTTCAGATAAAGACCACATGCCCTTCATGCAGCGGTTCAGGTCGTATTATTAAGGACCCCTGTAAAGATTGCAGCGGAAGGGGAAAGGTACAGATTGAACGCAGTATAAATCTAAAGATACCGCCGGGGGTTGATACTGGTTCACAGCTCAGGCTCAGGGGTGAAGGCGAGGCAGGAGAGCTGGGAGGCCCCCCGGGTGACCTTTTTGTGGTAATGCATGTAAGGGATCACAATCTTTTTAAAAGAGAAGGTGATCACCTTTTTTGTGAGATCCCCATATCCTTTGTGCAGGCAGCCCTTGGCGATACGATCACTATCCCTGTTATTGGCACTGAAGATGGATATGAAATGGAGATACCAAAGGGTGCCCAGCCAGGGGATATCATATCGATCCCTGAAATGGGGATGCCTGGCATCAACAGCAGGAAGAGGGGGCAGCTCCTGGTAAAGCTTAATGTGCTTATCCCGAAAAAGTTAAACAGTAAACAGCAGGAGCTCCTTGAGGAGTTCGCAAAGATAGAAGGGATCGACAGGAAAAAAAAGAAGAGGAAGCTTTTCGGCTAA